A section of the Anaerolineae bacterium genome encodes:
- a CDS encoding glycosyltransferase family 2 protein yields the protein MSAMQDDRLPLVSVVIPVLNEERHLRQCLEAVLHQDYPADRIEVIAADGGSTDASREIVQEYAARDGRVRLVENPRRRASAGLNAAITAARGEYIVRVDGHTIIAPDYVSRCVAHLRGDPQVGSAGGSISPVGETIAGQAVALALRSPFSMGGAPFRHARQAGAVDTVYLGSFRRRDLLEIGLYNASLGANEDYELHFRLRRAGRLVWFDPHIRSRTYTRRTLAALARQYARYGYWKGQVMVLHPASISRRHTAALIGTVGFVLSALAAALGRPAWLLALLGIYALVNLGFSVQLGWPWKGRPAVLLPMVFVIMHVCWGAGLLAGLARALARRPAHEI from the coding sequence GTGAGCGCCATGCAGGACGACCGGCTCCCGCTGGTAAGCGTTGTCATCCCTGTACTGAATGAGGAGCGGCATCTGCGCCAATGCCTGGAGGCTGTGCTCCACCAGGACTATCCCGCAGACCGCATCGAGGTCATCGCGGCGGATGGTGGCTCCACGGACGCCAGCCGGGAGATCGTGCAAGAATATGCGGCGCGGGATGGGCGGGTGCGGTTGGTGGAGAACCCGCGCCGGCGCGCCTCTGCCGGCCTGAATGCGGCCATCACCGCGGCCCGCGGCGAATACATCGTGCGGGTGGATGGGCACACCATTATCGCCCCGGACTATGTGTCGCGCTGTGTCGCGCATCTGAGGGGCGATCCACAGGTCGGCAGTGCCGGCGGCTCCATCTCCCCGGTCGGCGAAACTATCGCCGGCCAGGCGGTCGCTCTCGCACTGCGTTCCCCGTTCAGCATGGGCGGCGCGCCCTTTCGCCACGCCCGGCAAGCCGGGGCGGTGGATACGGTGTATCTGGGGTCTTTCCGCCGGCGGGATTTGCTGGAGATCGGCCTGTACAACGCCTCCCTCGGCGCCAATGAGGATTACGAACTGCATTTCCGCCTGCGTCGTGCCGGCCGGTTGGTCTGGTTCGATCCGCACATTCGCTCCCGCACCTATACCCGCCGCACGCTGGCCGCGCTGGCGCGGCAGTACGCCCGCTATGGATATTGGAAGGGGCAGGTCATGGTCCTGCATCCGGCGTCCATCAGCCGGCGGCATACTGCGGCGCTGATAGGCACCGTAGGTTTTGTGCTGTCCGCGCTGGCCGCGGCGCTCGGCCGGCCGGCATGGCTCCTCGCCCTATTAGGCATTTATGCCCTGGTGAACCTGGGCTTTTCCGTACAGCTTGGGTGGCCCTGGAAGGGCCGGCCGGCGGTTCTGCTTCCGATGGTGTTCGTCATCATGCATGTATGCTGGGGGGCCGGCCTGCTGGCCGGCCTGGCGAGGGCATTGGCGCGCCGGCCAGCTCACGAGATCTGA